From Alligator mississippiensis isolate rAllMis1 chromosome 9, rAllMis1, whole genome shotgun sequence, one genomic window encodes:
- the RGS19 gene encoding regulator of G-protein signaling 19, giving the protein MPTVYEAGKQYTGPESTERPRPMSRHETSPTTVQPAGHHRPNACCFCWCCCCSCSWNEDRERAWRASRGTKLETIPNCEACTKPTPEEVRGWSQSFDKLMKNPAGRNVFREFLRTEYSEENMLFWLACEELKNECNKHTIDEKARMIYEDYISILSPKEVSLDSRVREVINRKMQEPSSHTFDDAQLQIYTLMHRDSYPRFLNSAIYKSLLQSVSRSSSES; this is encoded by the exons ATGCCGACCGTGTATGAGGCTGGGAAGCAG TACACAGGACCCGAGTCCACCGAGAGACCCCGTCCGATGTCCCGGCATGAGACGTCTCCGACAACGGTGCAACCGGCCGGCCACCACCGCCCCAAcgcctgctgcttctgctggtgctgctgctgcagctgctcatg GAACGAAGACCGGGAGCGAGCCTGGAGGGCATCTCGCGGCACCAAACTGGAGACCATACCCAACTGTGAAGCTTG caccaAACCGACTCCCGAGGAGGTCCGGGGCTGGTCCCAGTCGTTCGACAAGCTGATGAAGAACCCGGCCGGCCGGAACGTGTTCCGGGAATTCTTACGGACTGAGTACAGCGAGGAAAACATGCTCTTTTGGTTAGCATGCGAGGAACTCAAAAACGAGTGCAACAAGCACACCATCGACGAGAAGGCCCGGATGATCTACGAGGACtacatctccatcctctcccccAAGGAG GTGAGCCTGGACTCCCGGGTGCGCGAGGTCATCAACAGGAAGATGCAGGAGCCCTCGTCACACACCTTCGACGACGCGCAGCTGCAGATCTACACGCTCATGCACAGAGACTCCTACCCCCGCTTCCTGAACTCTGCCATATACAAATCGCTGCTCCAGAGCGTCTCCCGGTCGTCCTCAGAGTCCTAA